A window of the Haloarcula litorea genome harbors these coding sequences:
- the rpl3p gene encoding 50S ribosomal protein L3, with protein sequence MPQSSRPRKGSLGYGPRKRANSETPRFNSWPSDGGQPGVQGFAGYKAGMTHVVLVNDEPNSPREGTEETVPVTVVETPPMRAVAVRAYEDTPYGKRPLTEVWTDEFHGELDRTLDLPEDHDPDAAEEQVRDALEAGDLGDVRLVTHTVPDAVPSVPKKKPDVMETRVGGGSLSERVDHALELVADGGEHSMNDVFRAGEYADVAGVTKGKGTQGPVKRWGVQKRKGKHKRQGWRRRIGNLGPWNPSRVRSTVPQQGQTGYHQRTELNKRLVDIGEGDEPTVDGGFVNYGEVDGPYTLVKGSVPGPDKRLVRLRPAVRPNDQPRLDPEVRYVSTESNQG encoded by the coding sequence ATGCCACAATCAAGCAGACCACGCAAAGGCTCGCTGGGCTACGGCCCACGCAAGCGCGCGAACAGCGAGACGCCTCGCTTCAACAGCTGGCCGTCCGACGGCGGACAGCCCGGCGTCCAGGGGTTCGCCGGCTACAAGGCGGGGATGACTCACGTCGTCCTCGTCAACGACGAACCCAACTCCCCCCGCGAGGGGACGGAGGAGACCGTCCCGGTGACGGTCGTCGAGACGCCGCCGATGCGCGCCGTCGCCGTGCGAGCCTACGAAGACACGCCGTACGGCAAGCGTCCGCTGACGGAGGTCTGGACCGACGAGTTCCACGGGGAGCTCGACCGGACACTGGACCTGCCGGAGGACCACGACCCGGACGCTGCAGAGGAACAGGTACGCGACGCACTCGAGGCCGGTGACCTCGGGGACGTGCGCCTCGTCACGCACACCGTCCCCGACGCCGTCCCGAGCGTCCCCAAGAAGAAGCCCGACGTGATGGAGACTCGCGTCGGCGGCGGCTCGCTCTCCGAGCGGGTCGACCACGCCCTCGAGCTGGTCGCCGACGGCGGCGAGCACTCGATGAACGACGTCTTCCGCGCCGGCGAGTACGCCGACGTGGCCGGCGTCACGAAGGGCAAGGGGACCCAGGGGCCGGTCAAGCGCTGGGGCGTCCAGAAGCGGAAGGGCAAACACAAGCGCCAGGGGTGGCGACGACGCATCGGTAACCTCGGCCCGTGGAACCCCTCCCGCGTGCGCTCGACGGTCCCCCAGCAGGGGCAGACCGGCTACCACCAGCGCACCGAGCTCAACAAGCGGCTCGTCGACATCGGCGAGGGCGACGAGCCCACCGTCGACGGTGGCTTCGTCAACTACGGCGAGGTCGACGGCCCCTACACGCTCGTGAAGGGCTCCGTCCCCGGGCCGGACAAGCGCCTCGTGCGCCTCCGCCCCGCGGTGCGTCCGAACGACCAACCGCGCCTCGACCCCGAGGTGCGCTACGTCTCCACGGAGTCGAACCAGGGATAA
- a CDS encoding phosphoglycolate phosphatase: MAETPPLVVDIDGTLTDESRAVDPRVFPALREWPEPVVVATGKAMPYPVALCEFLGIERSVIAENGGVVFVERTDELRIAGDGEACRAVVAAYRDLGHETGFGEVDLANRWRETEAIVSLDQPKAPLERLAAERGLVVLDTGFAYHVTDPGVDKATGLAAVCAELGRDPGDFLAVGDSENDAELFDVAGESVAVANADETARARADRVADARFADGFLEAVAPYRS; this comes from the coding sequence ATGGCCGAGACGCCGCCGCTCGTCGTCGACATCGACGGCACGCTGACCGACGAGTCCCGCGCTGTCGACCCCCGGGTGTTCCCCGCCCTCCGCGAGTGGCCCGAACCCGTCGTCGTCGCCACCGGGAAGGCGATGCCCTACCCCGTGGCGCTCTGTGAGTTCCTCGGGATCGAACGGAGCGTGATCGCCGAGAACGGCGGCGTCGTCTTCGTCGAGCGGACCGACGAGCTCCGGATCGCGGGCGACGGCGAGGCCTGCCGGGCCGTGGTCGCGGCCTACCGCGACCTGGGCCACGAGACCGGCTTCGGCGAGGTCGACCTGGCGAACCGCTGGCGCGAGACCGAGGCGATCGTCAGTCTCGACCAGCCGAAAGCGCCGCTGGAGCGGCTGGCCGCGGAGCGCGGCCTCGTCGTCCTCGACACGGGGTTCGCCTACCACGTCACCGACCCCGGCGTCGACAAGGCGACCGGGCTGGCGGCGGTCTGTGCGGAGCTGGGACGCGATCCCGGCGACTTCCTCGCCGTGGGAGACTCCGAGAACGACGCCGAGCTGTTCGACGTCGCCGGCGAGTCCGTCGCCGTCGCCAACGCCGACGAGACGGCGCGGGCGCGGGCCGACCGCGTCGCCGACGCCCGCTTCGCCGACGGCTTCCTCGAGGCGGTCGCTCCGTACCGGAGCTGA
- the rpl4p gene encoding 50S ribosomal protein L4: MQATVHDLNGDADGQVELPEVFETPVRTDLIQKAVRAAQANRKQDYGTDEYAGLRTPAESFGSGRGQAHVPKQDGRARRVPQAVKGREAHPPKAEKDRSIDLNDKERKLAVRSAIAATADAELVAERGHEFDREEVPVVVSDDFEDLVKTQEVVDLLEALDVHADIERADDTKIKAGQGSARGRKYRRPSSVLFVTSGEPSKAARNLAGADVATAAEVNAEDLAPGAQPGRLTVFTESALAEVAER, encoded by the coding sequence ATGCAGGCAACAGTACACGACCTGAACGGCGACGCCGACGGCCAGGTCGAGCTGCCCGAGGTCTTCGAGACCCCGGTCAGGACCGACCTCATCCAGAAGGCCGTCCGCGCCGCACAGGCAAACCGGAAGCAGGACTACGGGACCGACGAGTACGCCGGTCTCCGCACGCCGGCCGAGTCCTTCGGCAGCGGTCGCGGCCAGGCACACGTCCCCAAGCAGGACGGCCGTGCCCGCCGCGTCCCGCAGGCGGTCAAGGGCCGCGAGGCGCACCCGCCGAAAGCCGAGAAGGACCGGTCGATCGACCTCAACGACAAGGAACGCAAGCTCGCCGTCCGCTCGGCCATCGCGGCCACGGCGGACGCCGAGCTGGTCGCCGAGCGCGGCCACGAGTTCGACCGCGAGGAGGTCCCCGTCGTCGTCTCCGACGACTTCGAGGACCTCGTCAAGACCCAGGAGGTCGTCGACCTGCTGGAGGCGCTCGACGTCCACGCCGACATCGAGCGCGCGGACGACACCAAGATCAAGGCGGGACAGGGGAGCGCCCGCGGTCGCAAGTACCGCCGGCCCTCCTCCGTCCTCTTCGTCACCAGCGGCGAGCCCTCGAAGGCCGCCCGCAACCTCGCGGGTGCCGACGTGGCGACCGCCGCCGAGGTCAACGCGGAGGACCTCGCGCCGGGCGCACAGCCCGGCCGGCTGACGGTCTTCACCGAGTCCGCACTCGCGGAGGTGGCCGAGCGATGA
- a CDS encoding GTPBP1 family GTP-binding protein has product MSPDRAVLRRALDRGEEEGGSVEFKERLTEELHLAEGRLESLAAQLRHRVLSGDGEATYVVGVTDDGGLAGISPDEFSESMDVLSLLAEEAGAHIEDVETWGVDGVADAAAGDEPDGIVGVATVREGTVLEDDDHIVVGTAGHVDHGKSTLVGSLVTGEADDGEGGTRGFLDVQPHEVERGLSADLSYGVYGFDDDGPVRMDNPHRKSDRARVVEESDRLVSFVDTVGHEPWLRTTIRGLVGQKLDYGLLTVACDDGVTETTREHLGILLATDLPTVVALTKADLVDDERVNEVEREVERALREVDKTPLRVDRHGVEAAIEEISETVVPILTTSAVTGEGMDTLDELFEALPKTAGEVGDFRMYVDRTYNVQGVGAVASGTIKSGEVEAGDELLLGPMQDGAFREVEVRSIEMHYHRVDEARAGRIVGIALKGVREADVERGMVLLPVDADPDPVREFEAEVMVLNHPTRIDDGYEPVVHLETVSEAAAFHPDGGQLLPGDAGETTVRFKFRPYFVEEGQKFVFREGRSKGVGTVTAVHTDGSE; this is encoded by the coding sequence ATGAGCCCCGACCGGGCCGTCCTCCGGCGCGCGCTGGACCGCGGCGAGGAGGAGGGCGGCAGCGTCGAGTTCAAGGAACGGCTCACAGAGGAGCTCCACCTCGCGGAGGGGCGACTCGAATCGCTGGCGGCGCAGCTCCGCCACCGCGTCCTCTCCGGGGACGGCGAGGCCACCTACGTCGTCGGCGTCACCGACGACGGCGGGCTGGCCGGCATCTCCCCCGACGAGTTCTCCGAGTCGATGGACGTGTTGAGCCTGCTGGCCGAGGAGGCCGGCGCACACATCGAGGACGTCGAGACGTGGGGCGTCGACGGCGTGGCGGACGCGGCGGCCGGCGACGAGCCCGACGGCATCGTCGGCGTCGCGACGGTCCGGGAGGGCACGGTGCTGGAGGACGACGACCACATCGTCGTCGGCACCGCCGGCCACGTCGACCACGGGAAGTCCACCCTCGTCGGCTCGCTGGTCACCGGCGAGGCCGACGACGGCGAGGGCGGCACGCGGGGCTTTCTCGACGTCCAGCCCCACGAGGTCGAGCGGGGTCTCTCGGCGGACCTCTCCTACGGCGTCTACGGCTTCGACGACGACGGCCCGGTCCGGATGGACAACCCACACCGGAAGAGCGACCGCGCCCGCGTCGTCGAGGAGTCCGACCGGCTCGTCTCGTTCGTCGACACCGTCGGCCACGAGCCGTGGCTCCGGACGACCATCCGCGGGCTGGTCGGACAGAAACTCGACTACGGCCTGCTGACGGTGGCCTGCGACGACGGCGTCACGGAGACTACCCGCGAGCACCTGGGCATCCTCCTGGCGACGGACCTGCCGACCGTCGTCGCGCTGACGAAGGCCGATCTGGTGGACGACGAGCGGGTCAACGAGGTCGAGCGCGAGGTCGAACGCGCGCTGCGGGAGGTCGACAAGACGCCGCTGCGGGTCGACCGCCACGGCGTCGAGGCCGCCATCGAGGAGATCTCCGAGACGGTCGTCCCCATCCTCACCACCAGCGCGGTCACCGGCGAGGGGATGGACACGCTGGACGAGCTGTTCGAGGCGCTGCCAAAGACCGCCGGCGAGGTCGGCGACTTCCGGATGTACGTCGACCGCACCTACAACGTCCAGGGGGTCGGGGCCGTCGCCTCCGGGACCATCAAGTCCGGCGAGGTGGAGGCCGGCGACGAGCTCCTGCTGGGGCCGATGCAGGACGGCGCGTTCCGCGAGGTGGAGGTCCGCTCCATCGAGATGCACTACCACCGCGTCGACGAGGCAAGGGCCGGGCGCATCGTCGGCATCGCGCTGAAGGGCGTCCGCGAGGCCGACGTCGAGCGCGGGATGGTGCTGCTGCCGGTCGACGCCGACCCCGACCCGGTCCGGGAGTTCGAGGCCGAGGTGATGGTGTTGAACCACCCGACCCGGATCGACGACGGTTACGAGCCCGTCGTCCACCTGGAGACCGTCAGCGAGGCCGCGGCGTTCCACCCCGACGGCGGCCAACTGCTGCCGGGCGACGCCGGCGAGACGACGGTCCGGTTCAAGTTCCGCCCGTACTTCGTCGAGGAGGGGCAGAAGTTCGTCTTCCGCGAGGGGCGCTCGAAGGGGGTCGGCACGGTGACGGCCGTCCACACCGACGGGTCGGAGTAG
- the mch gene encoding methenyltetrahydromethanopterin cyclohydrolase, with translation MESLNRMATELVDEAIDFAEELTIDVHALEGDAAVLDFGVEVPGAVEAGLVLAEIQTAGLSTVQSTMAEVAGAPLTHVELSTDHPALALLCSAKGGWELSTDDFEGLGSGPARALVAEEDIYQRVGYREDADFAVLAVESDRLPDEAVAAQVAERTGVPETGVFLPTFATASVTGSVVAAARAAELACFRLSELGFDPVNVLSANARAPVAPVAGDEASAMARTTDALAYGAQVHLTVDEPFDRFDEVASIAGAEYGEPLAGVFADVDWAFGDLPVELFAPAQVTVDVVGGDTHVVGDTHEAVLAESFGL, from the coding sequence ATGGAGAGTCTCAACCGGATGGCCACGGAGCTGGTCGACGAGGCCATCGACTTCGCCGAGGAGCTGACGATAGACGTCCACGCGCTGGAGGGAGACGCCGCGGTGCTGGACTTCGGGGTCGAGGTGCCGGGGGCCGTCGAGGCCGGCCTGGTCCTCGCGGAGATCCAGACCGCGGGGCTGTCGACGGTCCAGTCGACGATGGCCGAGGTCGCCGGCGCGCCCCTGACCCACGTCGAGCTGTCGACGGACCACCCGGCGCTGGCGCTGCTCTGTTCCGCCAAGGGCGGCTGGGAGCTGTCGACCGACGACTTCGAGGGGCTGGGCAGCGGCCCGGCCCGCGCGCTGGTGGCCGAGGAGGACATCTACCAGCGGGTGGGCTACCGCGAGGACGCCGACTTCGCCGTACTGGCGGTCGAGTCCGACCGGCTCCCCGACGAGGCCGTCGCCGCACAGGTCGCCGAACGAACCGGGGTCCCGGAGACGGGCGTGTTCCTGCCGACGTTCGCCACCGCGAGCGTCACGGGCAGCGTCGTCGCGGCCGCCCGGGCCGCCGAACTCGCCTGCTTCCGGCTCTCGGAACTGGGCTTCGACCCGGTGAACGTCCTGTCCGCGAACGCGCGCGCCCCGGTCGCACCGGTCGCCGGCGACGAGGCGTCCGCGATGGCCCGTACGACGGACGCGCTGGCCTACGGCGCGCAGGTCCACCTCACCGTCGACGAACCGTTCGATCGCTTCGACGAGGTCGCCTCGATCGCCGGCGCGGAGTACGGCGAACCGCTGGCGGGCGTCTTCGCGGACGTCGACTGGGCCTTCGGCGACCTCCCGGTTGAGCTGTTCGCGCCCGCTCAGGTCACCGTCGACGTGGTCGGCGGCGACACCCACGTGGTCGGTGACACGCACGAGGCCGTGCTGGCCGAGAGCTTCGGCCTCTGA
- a CDS encoding ribonuclease P protein component 1, which produces MPLTPETLPRHELVGLDVEVVAASSVDAVGISGRVVGETTRTLAVEGEHRVWHVPKDTATFAFALPDGPTVRVDGDRLVARPARRTETAGDSQWR; this is translated from the coding sequence ATGCCACTGACACCCGAGACGCTCCCCCGTCACGAACTCGTCGGCCTCGACGTCGAGGTCGTCGCCGCGTCCAGCGTGGACGCCGTCGGCATCAGCGGTCGCGTCGTCGGTGAGACGACGAGGACGCTGGCCGTCGAGGGAGAGCATCGGGTGTGGCACGTGCCGAAGGACACGGCGACGTTCGCGTTCGCCCTCCCCGACGGGCCGACCGTCCGGGTCGACGGCGACCGACTCGTCGCCCGTCCCGCTCGACGCACGGAAACTGCAGGTGATTCACAATGGCGCTAG
- a CDS encoding 50S ribosomal protein L2, which translates to MGRRIQGQRRGRGTPTFRAPSHRYKADLQHRKVEDADVIGGTVVDIEHDPARSAPVAAVEFEDGDRRLVLAPEGVGVGDELQVGVSAEIAPGNTLPLAEIPEGVPVCNVESSPGDGGRFARSSGVNATLLTHDRNVAVVKLPSGEMKRLDPQCRATIGVVAGGGRTDKPMVKAGNKHHKMKARGTKWPNVRGVAMNAVDHPFGGGGRQHPGKPKSVSRDTPPGRKVGDIASKRTGRGGNE; encoded by the coding sequence ATGGGACGACGCATCCAAGGACAACGACGCGGTCGCGGGACGCCCACGTTCCGGGCACCCTCGCACCGCTACAAGGCTGACCTACAGCATCGCAAGGTCGAGGACGCCGACGTGATCGGCGGGACGGTCGTCGACATCGAACACGACCCGGCCCGCTCGGCACCCGTCGCGGCCGTCGAGTTCGAGGACGGCGATCGCCGCCTCGTGCTCGCGCCCGAGGGCGTCGGCGTCGGCGACGAACTGCAGGTCGGCGTCAGCGCCGAGATCGCCCCCGGCAACACGCTCCCGCTCGCGGAGATCCCCGAGGGCGTCCCGGTCTGTAACGTCGAGTCCAGCCCCGGCGACGGCGGGCGCTTCGCCCGCTCGTCGGGCGTCAACGCGACGCTACTGACCCACGACCGCAACGTCGCGGTCGTCAAGCTCCCCTCCGGGGAGATGAAGCGGCTGGACCCGCAGTGCCGCGCCACCATCGGCGTCGTCGCCGGCGGCGGCCGGACTGACAAGCCGATGGTCAAGGCCGGCAACAAGCACCACAAGATGAAAGCACGCGGGACGAAGTGGCCCAACGTCCGCGGTGTGGCGATGAACGCCGTCGACCACCCGTTCGGTGGCGGCGGTCGCCAGCACCCGGGCAAGCCCAAGTCCGTCTCGCGCGATACGCCGCCGGGCCGTAAGGTCGGGGACATCGCCTCGAAGCGGACCGGCCGAGGTGGTAACGAATGA
- a CDS encoding MTH1187 family thiamine-binding protein, with protein sequence MTCIGFLSVAPVVEESMAPYVADAVAALDDFDVEYETTPMGTIVEAEDSAELFAAAHAAHEAVGGQADRVETFLKIDDKRTVDQRADEKVAAVEASLGRAARSDAEEAED encoded by the coding sequence ATGACCTGCATCGGGTTCCTCTCGGTCGCACCGGTCGTCGAGGAGAGTATGGCCCCCTACGTCGCCGACGCCGTGGCGGCGCTGGACGACTTCGACGTCGAGTACGAGACGACGCCGATGGGGACGATCGTCGAGGCGGAGGACAGCGCGGAGCTGTTCGCCGCGGCCCACGCCGCCCACGAGGCCGTCGGCGGCCAGGCCGACCGCGTCGAGACGTTCCTGAAGATCGACGACAAGCGGACGGTCGACCAGCGGGCCGACGAGAAGGTCGCCGCCGTCGAGGCGTCGCTGGGCCGGGCCGCCCGCAGCGACGCCGAGGAAGCCGAGGACTAA
- a CDS encoding 30S ribosomal protein S19, producing the protein MSSEYQIGHEGEFTFRGHTLDELQEMELEEVAELLPARQRRSITRGLTDEQQKLLEKAREAGEEETANDPIRTHLRDMPVLPAMVDLTFAVHDGQSFERVRVEPEMLGHYLGEFQLTRTSVEHGQAGIGATRSSKFVPLK; encoded by the coding sequence ATGAGTTCGGAATACCAGATCGGCCACGAGGGTGAGTTCACCTTCCGCGGCCACACGCTCGACGAGCTGCAGGAGATGGAGCTCGAGGAAGTTGCGGAACTGCTCCCCGCGCGCCAGCGGCGAAGTATCACACGCGGCCTGACCGACGAGCAACAGAAGCTGCTCGAGAAGGCCCGCGAGGCCGGCGAGGAGGAGACGGCCAACGACCCGATCCGGACGCACCTGCGCGACATGCCGGTGCTGCCGGCGATGGTCGATCTCACCTTCGCCGTCCACGACGGGCAGAGCTTCGAGCGCGTGCGAGTCGAGCCCGAGATGCTCGGCCACTACCTCGGTGAGTTCCAGCTCACCCGCACCTCGGTCGAACACGGACAGGCCGGGATCGGGGCGACACGCTCCTCGAAGTTCGTACCGCTCAAGTAA
- a CDS encoding 30S ribosomal protein S17, translated as MALGLNVQEPEETCSDQNCPFHGELSVRGQTLNGEVASTDMEKTVVVEREYDVKVPKYDRFMKRRSRVPAHAPDCLDLAVGDTVTIAECRPLSKTKSHVVVGIADDETEGEN; from the coding sequence ATGGCGCTAGGACTGAACGTACAGGAACCGGAGGAGACCTGCTCCGATCAGAACTGTCCCTTCCACGGGGAGCTCTCCGTGCGCGGGCAGACACTGAACGGGGAGGTCGCCTCCACCGACATGGAGAAGACCGTCGTCGTCGAGCGCGAGTACGACGTGAAGGTGCCCAAGTACGACCGCTTCATGAAGCGGCGGAGCCGCGTCCCGGCTCACGCACCCGACTGTCTCGACCTCGCGGTCGGCGACACGGTCACGATCGCGGAGTGTCGACCGCTCTCGAAGACGAAGAGCCACGTCGTCGTCGGTATCGCCGACGACGAGACGGAGGGTGAGAACTGA
- a CDS encoding 30S ribosomal protein S3, which produces MADEQQFIEDGLQRTQIDEFFAEKLGRAGYGGMEVAKTPMGTQIVLKAEKPGMVIGKGGKNIREITTELEERFDLDDPQVDVQEVEEPDLNARIVADRLGNALERGWYFRKAGHTTIDRIMEAGAKGAEIVLSGKVTGARSRVEKFNRGYIKHNGEPAEEIVDSGTGVAVMKLGTIGVQVKIIPPNAELPDDFEIYEDVEVEDYVADTDGESVEELLEGEPDEDEAETTEVGHDQPDETEEEIDEEVVEEEIVEDDADVPDDDPDVPTDEDIDDLDVDHLDDAVEDEETEELDEEVEAEAEELMTEMDDEEGDDE; this is translated from the coding sequence ATGGCAGACGAACAGCAGTTCATCGAGGACGGGCTCCAGCGAACCCAGATCGACGAGTTCTTCGCGGAGAAGCTCGGTCGCGCCGGCTACGGCGGGATGGAGGTCGCGAAGACGCCGATGGGGACCCAGATCGTCCTCAAGGCCGAGAAGCCCGGGATGGTCATCGGCAAGGGCGGGAAGAACATCCGCGAGATCACGACCGAACTAGAAGAGCGGTTCGACCTGGACGACCCGCAGGTGGACGTCCAGGAGGTCGAGGAGCCGGACCTCAACGCCCGCATCGTCGCGGACCGGCTCGGCAACGCCTTAGAGCGTGGCTGGTACTTCCGCAAGGCCGGCCACACCACCATCGACCGCATCATGGAGGCCGGCGCGAAGGGTGCCGAGATCGTCCTCTCGGGGAAGGTCACGGGTGCCCGCTCGCGCGTCGAGAAGTTCAACCGCGGCTACATCAAGCACAACGGTGAACCCGCCGAGGAGATCGTCGACTCGGGCACGGGCGTCGCCGTGATGAAGCTCGGCACGATCGGCGTCCAGGTGAAGATCATCCCGCCCAACGCCGAACTCCCCGACGACTTCGAGATCTACGAGGACGTCGAGGTCGAGGACTACGTCGCCGACACGGACGGCGAGTCCGTCGAGGAGCTCCTCGAGGGCGAACCCGACGAGGACGAGGCCGAGACCACCGAGGTCGGCCACGACCAGCCCGACGAGACCGAGGAGGAGATCGACGAGGAGGTCGTCGAGGAGGAGATCGTCGAGGACGACGCGGACGTTCCCGACGACGACCCCGACGTCCCGACCGACGAGGACATCGACGACCTCGACGTCGACCACCTCGACGACGCCGTCGAGGACGAGGAGACCGAGGAACTCGACGAGGAGGTCGAGGCTGAGGCCGAAGAGCTCATGACCGAGATGGACGACGAGGAGGGTGACGACGAATGA
- a CDS encoding 50S ribosomal protein L23: MTWDVIKYPHVTEKAMNDMDFQNKLQFIVDDSASKPDVAAAVESQYEVTVENVNTQVTMDGEKKATVRLSEDDDAQEVASRIGVF, from the coding sequence ATGACGTGGGACGTCATCAAGTACCCGCACGTGACCGAGAAGGCGATGAACGACATGGACTTCCAGAACAAGCTCCAGTTCATCGTCGACGACTCGGCGAGCAAGCCCGACGTGGCCGCCGCCGTCGAGTCACAGTACGAGGTCACCGTCGAGAACGTGAACACGCAGGTCACGATGGACGGCGAGAAGAAGGCGACCGTCCGCCTCTCCGAGGACGACGACGCACAGGAAGTCGCCTCCAGGATCGGGGTGTTCTAA
- the rpmC gene encoding 50S ribosomal protein L29, producing MTVLHVQEIRDMTPAERESELDELKTELLNARAVQAAGGAPENPGRIKELKKAIARIKTIQREEGDLQENE from the coding sequence ATGACCGTCCTGCACGTCCAGGAGATCCGGGACATGACCCCCGCCGAGCGGGAGTCGGAACTCGACGAGCTCAAGACGGAGCTGCTCAACGCCCGCGCCGTCCAGGCCGCGGGTGGTGCCCCGGAGAACCCGGGTCGCATCAAGGAACTGAAGAAGGCCATCGCGCGGATCAAGACGATCCAGCGCGAGGAAGGCGACCTTCAGGAGAACGAATAA
- a CDS encoding 50S ribosomal protein L14, producing MEALNADVTQGLEKGSLIACADNTGARQLKVISVQGYSGTKNRHPKAGLGDKITVSVTKGTPEMRRQVLEAVVVRQKKPIRRPDGTRVKFEDNAAVIVDENEDPRGTELKGPISREVAERFGSVASAATMIV from the coding sequence ATGGAGGCGCTCAACGCCGACGTCACGCAGGGCCTGGAGAAGGGCTCGCTCATCGCGTGTGCCGACAACACCGGCGCACGGCAGCTGAAAGTGATCTCCGTCCAGGGCTACTCGGGAACGAAGAACCGGCATCCGAAGGCCGGCCTGGGGGACAAGATCACCGTCTCGGTCACCAAGGGGACGCCGGAGATGCGTCGCCAGGTGCTCGAGGCCGTGGTCGTCCGTCAGAAGAAGCCGATCCGCCGACCCGACGGCACGCGTGTCAAGTTCGAAGACAACGCGGCCGTCATCGTCGACGAGAACGAGGACCCCCGCGGCACCGAGCTCAAGGGGCCCATCTCGCGAGAGGTCGCGGAGCGGTTCGGGAGTGTCGCCTCCGCGGCGACGATGATCGTATAG
- a CDS encoding 50S ribosomal protein L22, protein MGISYSVDADPETTAKAMLRERQMSHKHSKAIARAIKGKTAAEAVEYLEAVIEGEQPVPFKEHNSGVGHKSKVDGWDAGRYPEKASEAFIDLLNNAIGNADHQGFDGEAMEIMHVAAHKVGEQQGRKPRAMGRASAWNTVQVDVELILEEVEN, encoded by the coding sequence ATGGGAATCAGCTACTCAGTCGACGCCGACCCGGAGACCACCGCGAAAGCGATGCTTCGGGAGCGGCAGATGAGCCACAAGCACAGCAAGGCCATCGCCCGAGCCATCAAGGGGAAGACGGCCGCCGAGGCCGTCGAGTACCTCGAGGCGGTCATCGAGGGCGAGCAGCCCGTTCCGTTCAAGGAACACAACTCGGGCGTCGGCCACAAGAGCAAGGTCGACGGCTGGGACGCCGGTCGCTACCCGGAGAAGGCCAGCGAGGCCTTCATCGACCTGCTGAACAACGCCATCGGCAACGCCGACCACCAGGGCTTCGACGGCGAGGCCATGGAGATCATGCACGTCGCCGCCCACAAGGTCGGCGAGCAGCAGGGCCGCAAGCCCCGCGCGATGGGGCGGGCCAGCGCCTGGAACACGGTGCAGGTCGACGTCGAGCTCATCCTCGAGGAGGTCGAGAACTGA
- a CDS encoding RNA methyltransferase gives MTTSVLVPSSLTREAEDRREATRKLGYVARAATVFRADRLTVFPDPAGEGKFEDGFVETVLRYAATPPHLRKEMWGKRDELEYVGVLPPLRVRSQTGSGSEGSGSLRQGIVTEVGADGRVRVNCGLQHPVSLPVPSGTEVGEGERVTVRVSSRRPVRAKLVEGPTQGFDVDAADLDTALSRDDAGLTIASSRYGEPVSTRRLGQVVERRDAEGGMTVAFGAPERGLPSILDVDPGSVGGDQTSDEPTGFDLWLNTVPNQGSEVVRTEEALFASLACLTLTE, from the coding sequence ATGACGACCAGCGTGCTCGTGCCGTCTTCCCTCACACGGGAAGCCGAGGACCGCCGCGAGGCGACTCGCAAGCTCGGATACGTGGCCCGCGCGGCCACGGTGTTCCGGGCGGACCGGCTGACCGTCTTCCCCGACCCAGCGGGCGAGGGGAAGTTCGAAGACGGGTTCGTCGAAACCGTGCTGCGGTACGCCGCGACGCCGCCGCACCTCCGAAAGGAGATGTGGGGCAAGCGGGACGAACTGGAGTACGTCGGCGTCCTGCCGCCGCTCCGCGTGCGTTCACAGACCGGCTCCGGATCTGAGGGTTCGGGGTCGTTAAGACAGGGAATCGTGACCGAGGTCGGAGCTGATGGGCGCGTTCGGGTCAATTGCGGACTGCAACACCCGGTCTCCCTCCCCGTTCCCTCCGGAACGGAGGTCGGCGAGGGGGAGCGCGTGACCGTCAGGGTCTCTTCGCGACGGCCGGTCCGGGCGAAACTCGTCGAAGGCCCCACGCAGGGGTTCGACGTCGACGCCGCGGACCTCGATACGGCACTCTCGCGTGACGACGCCGGGCTCACCATCGCGTCATCGCGGTACGGCGAGCCGGTGTCGACGCGGCGACTCGGCCAGGTGGTCGAGCGGCGCGACGCCGAGGGCGGCATGACGGTCGCCTTCGGGGCACCCGAGCGTGGGCTGCCGTCCATACTCGACGTGGACCCGGGCTCCGTCGGTGGAGACCAGACGAGCGACGAACCCACAGGGTTCGACCTCTGGCTCAATACGGTTCCGAACCAGGGCAGCGAGGTCGTGCGAACCGAAGAAGCGCTGTTCGCCTCCCTCGCCTGTCTAACCCTCACGGAGTAA